The proteins below come from a single Blastocatellia bacterium genomic window:
- a CDS encoding DinB family protein: MDRRVAVSPRLEGLHAMIQNFLKEYQSYRRIGEKALAQVSDDALNRVIGKDNNSVAMIVRHISGNLRSRFTDFLTSDGEKPWRDRDSEFADVTYDRQAVGQMWAEGFQVVEEALAALTDADLERQVLIRDEPHTVHRALCRSVAHTAYHVGQIVLLARILNQGDWQWISVPKGKSQEFNQEMMKGK; this comes from the coding sequence ATGGATCGCCGCGTCGCCGTGTCGCCGCGTCTCGAAGGGCTGCACGCTATGATTCAAAACTTCTTGAAGGAATATCAGAGCTATCGCCGCATCGGCGAGAAAGCGCTGGCGCAGGTTTCCGACGACGCGCTCAATCGCGTGATCGGCAAGGATAACAATTCGGTCGCGATGATCGTTCGCCACATCAGCGGCAACCTGCGCTCGCGCTTCACCGACTTTCTGACGAGCGACGGCGAAAAGCCGTGGCGCGACAGGGACTCGGAATTTGCCGACGTGACCTATGACCGGCAGGCGGTCGGGCAGATGTGGGCCGAGGGCTTTCAAGTCGTCGAAGAGGCCCTGGCCGCGCTCACTGATGCTGACCTTGAGCGACAGGTGTTGATTCGCGACGAGCCGCACACGGTCCACCGGGCGCTCTGCCGCTCGGTTGCGCACACCGCGTATCATGTCGGCCAGATTGTTCTGCTGGCGCGCATATTGAACCAGGGCGACTGGCAGTGGATCAGCGTCCCCAAGGGCAAGTCACAGGAATTCAATCAGGAGATGATGAAGGGAAAATAG
- the mdh gene encoding malate dehydrogenase, whose translation MARKKITVVGAGNVGATAAQRLVDKELGDVVLVDIIEGMPQGKALDLAETAPIEGYDARLIGTNGYKETADSDVVIITSGLARKPGMSRDDLLKTNAGIVGSVTDEIMKYSRNPILIVVSNPLDAMCHVALKHSGLPKERVIGMAGVLDSARMRCFIADALNVSVENVTAFVLGGHGDTMVPLPRFSTVAGIPLPELLPQDKIDAIVKRTASGGAEIVSLLKTGSAYYAPSAAAVEMTEAILKDKKKILPCAVYLEGEYGITGLFVGVPVKLGARGVEEIIQINLLTDERAALHRSAAAVQELVDVMGR comes from the coding sequence ATGGCTAGAAAAAAGATCACGGTGGTCGGCGCGGGCAATGTCGGCGCGACCGCCGCACAGCGATTGGTTGATAAAGAGCTTGGCGATGTCGTGCTGGTTGACATCATCGAAGGCATGCCGCAAGGCAAGGCGTTAGACCTCGCCGAGACCGCGCCCATCGAAGGCTATGATGCGCGACTCATCGGCACCAACGGCTACAAGGAGACTGCCGACTCCGACGTCGTCATCATCACTTCGGGGCTGGCGCGCAAGCCCGGCATGAGCCGCGACGACCTGCTCAAGACCAACGCCGGCATCGTCGGCTCGGTCACCGACGAGATCATGAAGTACTCTCGCAATCCCATCCTGATTGTCGTTTCAAACCCGCTTGACGCCATGTGCCATGTGGCCTTGAAGCATTCGGGATTGCCGAAAGAGCGCGTCATCGGCATGGCCGGGGTACTCGATTCGGCGCGCATGCGCTGCTTCATCGCCGACGCGTTGAACGTGTCGGTCGAAAACGTCACTGCCTTTGTGCTCGGTGGCCACGGCGACACGATGGTGCCGCTGCCGCGTTTCTCGACGGTCGCCGGCATTCCGCTGCCCGAGCTGTTGCCGCAAGACAAGATTGACGCCATCGTTAAGCGCACCGCCTCAGGCGGCGCCGAGATCGTCAGCCTGCTCAAGACCGGCTCGGCTTATTACGCGCCGTCAGCGGCGGCAGTCGAGATGACCGAAGCGATTCTCAAAGACAAAAAGAAAATTCTGCCGTGCGCCGTCTACCTGGAAGGCGAGTACGGCATCACCGGCTTGTTCGTCGGCGTGCCGGTGAAGCTCGGCGCGCGCGGCGTCGAAGAGATCATCCAGATCAATCTGCTGACCGACGAGCGCGCCGCTTTGCATCGCTCGGCGGCGGCGGTTCAGGAGCTGGTTGATGTAATGGGGAGATGA